TCCTGTAAAATGTATGTTGAGATGGCGAGGACATGTTTCGAATCAACCTGCGGGTGCCCGGCACCCGTGGCCCTATTACCGTGCGCTCTCTATAGAAGCAATCCGGGGTGCGATGCGAAACAATGGGTCTCGTTAGCTGACTGGGTCCAAGCCACGTATTCACTTGCGCGACCTCGCCCTCGCCAGCTCCCTTTATACCACCTTTCATCATCAGGGGTGCCGCGAACATCTCGGCATGAACGTTATACCACCTTTCATCATCAGGGGTGCCGCGAACATCTCGGCATGAACGTTAGCTACGATGTTCCTGTAGACACCGACCAGAAAGAAGGCCATCGACACCAGGACCAGCACCCATATGAAAGTGTATTTGAGCATGGTTACGCCCCTTCATGGCCCAGAAGGACCCCACCTGCCTCTTCATAAAAAAGGCGGTCTGCCGTGTTCTTCTTGGAGAATTTGGCGAGCTCATCGATGAGTCCTGAGACAATAGCCTGCGTCGGGCAGATTTCTTCACAGGCCCGCTTCATTCCCCTGGGACGTTCCTGGCAGAAGTTGCATTTCTCCATTCGGCCTTTCACGCTCATCTTGGGTGCACCGAAGGGGCAGGCCCACAGGCAGAGCATGCACCCCACGCACTTTGACTGGTCAACGGTCACGGCACCGGTTTCTTCGCTCTTGCTGATGGCCTGCCGGGGACATGCTTTTTTGCACGGCGCATCTGCGCAATGCATACAGGCCAGGGAAACGTTCACACCGGTGATTTCGGGAAACTGCCCTCTCGTCAGGCACGTGACATTTCTCCATTTCACCGTCTGGTTCGAGCCGTTCCACACCTGGCAGGCAACCTCACAGGCGCGGCAGCCGACACATTTTTCTTTATCGAAGTAAAATCCGTACTGGCTCATGAGGCACCTAAACCTTCCTTACGCTCACCTTGCATTCGTTGTATCCGATCCCTCCGGACACGGAATTGACCATGGAATCGAAGATCGGGTTCACATGAGACCCTTTGCCCCTGGCAATGGATCCCATGGTGCGGCCGAAACCGTGGCCATGCAGGACACGCACAATGCCGGGCTTGAGGCCCTCTTTGACTCGCGCGGCGATGGTCACCCTCCCCAGGGGCGAGGCGAGCTCGACGCGGTCTCCGTCGGAAATGCCCAACTCCCCGGCGTCCCGAGCGCTGAGTTCCGCCCAGTTTTCACCCTCGATTTCCATCAGGTAGGGATTGTTTTGCGTATGGGTCCCGCAGTGGTTTTGCATCTTGGCGTTGATGAGCTGAAAAGGGTATTCGGGATCGGGCTTTACGCGCTGATCTTCCTCGTAGACGGGCATCGGATCGTAGCCGTTTTCTGCCAGGAGCTCGGAATAGACCTCGACTCTGCCTGTAGAGGTCATAAAGCCTTCTTCGAGGTATTTGCGGTAGCGCATCTCTCCGTGCCAGACTCCCTTTTCCTTGAGCTCCTCGAAGGAAACCGGAAGAAAGGAAGTGACGGTCCTTGCCCAGTCTTCCCAGGTTTCCCACTGGAAGTAATGGCCGTATCCCATCTTCTGGGCCAGCCCCTTCATGATCTCGTAATGGGGTTTCGAGCTTCCCATGCAGGGGATGGCGGGTTGGGAGAGAATCACCTGCGGCCCGGACCAGAGACTTTCCCTGACCTCCGCCCGCTCGAACATGGAGGCTTCTGGCAGGACAATATCGGATAACTGAGCGGTTTCACTCATGTAGAGATCGATCGTGACGGAGAGGTCCAACCCCGCCATCATTTTTCGAAAGAGCCCGGTGTTCGGATCACTCATGGCCGGGTTGACGATGTGGAAAAAGAGAGTTCTTACCGGGTACGGATCTCCCTCCAGGACCGCCTTGGGCAGCAGCTGGCTGGGGATATCGGGGGCAAGGGGATAGCCCATGGCGGTACTGAGATTCGGCCGCATCGGGACGGCGATTTCTTCCTCGGGAATATCGAGGGGCGGGAGAAGAGGCCCGGCTTCCTTCAAAATCAAGCAACCAGGGCCATCGACATTGCCCGTGATCGCATTGAGGCAGAAGATGGCTCTCAGCGCCTGGAAGCCATTCGAATAATTGACGATACCCTTCAGTCCGTCCATCACGGCCGGTTTGGTCCGGGCGAATTCGTCGGCGAGCTCGATGATCGTCTCGGCAGGAATGCCGGTGATTCCTTCCGCCCACTGGGGAGTGTACCCGTTAGCCTTGACGTGCTCGGCGAAAGCATCGAAACCGTACACGTAGTTTTCGCAAAACTCCGCATCGTGGGCGCCCGTCTCGATGATGCGGTGGGCCATGGCGAGCGCTAGAGCCCCGTCGGTGCCCGGATTGATGGGGAGCCAGACGTGGGCCTTTTCCGCGGTTCTACTGCGATAGGGGTCTACCACCACGAGCTTCGCATTTCGTTTGACGACCTCCACCAACTCGCGGTTTTCGTGCAGACTCTGATTCGGGCCCAGCGGATCTTCACCCCATAACATGATGAACCGGCTGTTCTCGTAGTCCTTGGTGGGAAGAGGGTGACCGTAGGTTGCCAACCCGGCCAGGCGTCGACTCTGGTCACAGGCCGCACCATGGCCCGACCAGTTGGGCGTCCCATAGAGCTGGACGAAGAGCTGCTGGGAAAACATCTCGTTGGAATCGAGGTGCCACAGGTAGGCCACGGCTTCGGGGCCGTATTTTTCTTTAATATTCTGGAGCTTTTCCGCAATGAAGGAGAAGGCCTCATCCCAGGAGATGACCTTGAAGTTGCCGTTCTTGCCTTTTTTCATCGGATGGAGCAACCGGTCGGGGTCTCTGGCGAGGTGAATGCTCGAAATCCCCTTGACACACCGCGTCGTTCGGTTTGGAGCATTCTCATTTCCCCTCACATAGACCACCTTGTTGTCACGCACGAAGACTTCGGTGGGACAATGCCAGGGACACACGATACATACCCCGGGCACCACCCTGGTTCCCCGAATCTCATTGATGATATGGCGAGTGCTTTGTGGATTCATTCCTCTTGCTCTTTTCTTGTTCGTAAGTCCGTTTTGTCTGTTGTTGCGGAGACAGCGCCTTCAGATCGCTGCAGGTCTGAACATCTCTATCCGAGCGAAATTCGCAGACCGTCATAGGCGAGCCTGACCTTGCCCCCATAAGGTTCTATGGCGCTCTCGATCTCCTGGCTCGTTACGGGCTTGCCGTAGTGCATGGAAAGATGCGTCAGGTAGAGCACTCCGACATTGAGCTCCCGCGCTGTCTGAATGGTCTGTTCAAACGCCAGATGTTTGCCCGGATACCAGTTCTCTTCCCAGAAGGTCGCATCCAGTATGAGGTTTTCGATACCGGTCAGAAGGTCTCGCATGCGATGGGGCAAGGGTCCCGTATCAGGCAGATAGGCCGTGCGCTCAGCCCTGGTGTCGATGAGGTAGCCCAGCGTCCCCCGCGAATGGGCGACTTCGACCGCTGTAATGGAAACCCCGAACCGGTGCACCGTTTCCCCTGGCTGGATGGGAACGACGTCCATCCATTCCTCCACCGACCCATGGCGGCTTTGCAGCTCTTCGAGCGTTTCAGAGCTCATGACCGACGGTAGCCTCTCTTTGCGATGGAAGCGGGCGTAGAGCTCGAGATCACCGAGCGCAGCGCAATGATCATGATGAGCGTGAGTGAGGAAGAAACAATCGATACGACTAAGCTGCTCTCGAAGTAGTTGCGAGGAGAGCTCAGGTGGTGCGTCGAACAGCAGATTGCCTTCTCCACAGAGTGCAACGGCGCAGCGAGTTCGTCTGTATCGAGGATCCTCCCAGGCCTCTTTGCACACCCTGCAGTTGCAGTAGAATTCGGGCACACCATTCCCAGCACCGGTGCCCAGGAAAACCAGTTCCATTCGAATGCCCTCCTTGATGTCGCATCGACCATCTATTTCTTCACCGGGCCTGCCGGACCCGCGGAGCGCTGCAGGCTCAGAGGAAGCGTTTCACCGCAAGACGCACAGGATTTCGTGTCGGTCAGTTGGGTCAGGTCGGCCGCAACCAGGTCAATCATTGCCTGGGTGAGCTTCCCCTGGGACAGAGGCATGATCTGTTTGAGGGTCATACCCATGGCCATTTTGAGTCTTGGATCGGCGGTCATGGCCTGGCAGTGCTTTTCGAGAATGGCCTTGGAATGCTCGTTCCCCATGAGTTCGGACAGGTTCGAGTCCATGGAAAGAGGCAGTGGATTCATTTTGCCGCACTTGGGGCATGCGATCTCTCTTTTTTTGATGGCCGTAGCCGGTCTGAAGCACATGTCGTTTTCCCTCTCTCTTTTGGATAACATAATTTCACCTATTGGTGACACTCTATAGTGTCTATCAATAGCCTATTTTACACATAAGTCAAGATTTTTTTTGCGGTAGATTCAAGTATTGGAAATGGTACCGGATATCGTTCTTCAGTCGATGAAGTACACTGTGATACCAGGCGACATCGAATTCAAAACGAATCCTCAACGGGTTTGCCAAAGGAGGGCTTGCCATGCCTTTTTCTGGTGCGGATAGCCCCTGACTCGGGGCCTTTCCTGTGGCGACAATTTCGCACTGAAAAGGAAATCGTGGTGCGAGCAGGGTGTTTTTAGTGAGGGAGAGACGACCTCCGCTCTGTATGGAGGCCCGGTGGTTTCAGGTAATAAAGTCGTGATGGGTAGGGTTTGCTGAGGGAGGAGAGAGCCCGCTGGAACTTCCCATTAAGCCAGGGTCCAGCGAGTCAAATCATCCTTCTCTTATAGAAATTTGACAAAAATCTTGTGAACTTCATCGATAAGTGGATCGCTGACACCGGTGCCAAGCGCCGTAATTTCCGCAGTCCGCACGTCGGCCTTGGCCATGAACGGAATGACAAGGTTCCAATGCACAAAAAAGGAAAAAAGCATCAGGCACGCAACGACCGGGTTGATGTCCCCAGGACGGATTTCTTTTTTGCCTTCTTCCAGAATACTGCTGAAGGTGGCAAACAGCTTGTCTAATCCCTCCACGACATCTTTCGGCAGGAACTCACCCCCTGAGAGCAACTCCCGCAGAACGATCGAGTGGAGTTCTCGATTATTCCCGATTTGGGCGACGCTAAGGATAAAATGGCGCAGCTTCTCTTCGGGTGTCATCTTGTCTGTGATATTGACATCGATAAGCTTATATGCTCCGTTCAACATTTCTTTAATGACAGAAGCATAGAGTGTATCTTTGTCACCCATATAGTAGTACATGCTGCGTTTGCTGATGCCTGCCAGATCCGCTATCTCGTTGGTGCTAGCACCGGCATATCCTTTTTCAGCAAATACTTCCGTAGCTGTTTTGAGGATATGGCGCATCTTCTCCTGTCTTCTGTTTTTCACATCTTTTAGCGACACAATCGATTCTCCGCTATAATCTGGTCAATCAACAAAACTTGGCAGTCAACTCGGCCCAATCCTCGGGAGTATTCACGTTCAGAAAACTGCTTCCCTCAGCATCAACGATCCGCCACTGTTCTTCTCCGATAGTCTTCAGTCTCAGCTTTTCAAAGATGGCCGTCACGCTGCGTTCACCACTTTTCAAGACGCTGGCAATTGCTGGTATACATCGCCGATTGTACAACGCCAAAAGCGGTTCGAATAGCTTCCCATGAACAGGAATCACCAAATCCGCGTCCCTGGTCGAATCAAGCATCATTCGGAAAAGCTCTGGAACAAAGAAGGGCATGTCCGCAGCCTTGATGAATACCCATTCGTGGGGGCTTGAAATGAGCGCTGTCTGGATGCCGCCGATGGGACCCTGGTGGGGAATCAGATCTCGGATCAACGTGGCTTGCAGATCGAGATAGGGCTCAAGGTCATTCGCCACCACGAAAACAGGATCACAATGAACACATATACCCTCAAGAGAGTGATTTATCAAGCGTTTTCCACGAAAGACCTCGACCGCCTTGTTTCTACCAAAGCGGCTACTCCTTCCTCCGGCAAGTATCGCTCCCGTAACCAATCAGGCATCCTCCGATCAAATGTGGATATCAATTTGCCCGGAACGCTCCAAACCCACTTTCACATTTTGAATGCGCAGCACAGAACAATCCTTCTCGCTTTAAGGCGGATAACAGACATCGATTGTCCGACTTGCACATTGCCTTCCGCAGATCTCCTGATTTTCAGCGATTGATGAAATCAGGCTCTTGAATGAGAGGGCGTAAAAGCGAAACGTAATCCGCCAGTCCCTCCCTGATGATTTTCTCAGCCACCTGCCATGATCGAATTCCACCCCCCAGCATCATTTGATAAGGACAGGGAAACGATTTCCTACACCTTCCCGGATACGCCGCAAGACTTCCATGACAATCCTTGCCCGGTTTGCGATGTTTCCCCCGTAGTCATCTTCTCGCCTGTTGTAGCAAGGAGAAAGAAGCCGGCTTAGCCAATAGCCGTGAGCGACATGGAATTGGATTCCGTCGAAACCTGCTTTCTTTGCCTGAATTGCCCCTTGTGTGAAGTGATCGATGGTTTTCGAATCTGCTCAAGGATCATGGCTCGGCATTGGATGCCTTGCATATTGTCCAGGGCGGAAGGTCCCAAGCTTCGGCGGTTTTGAATGAGTACTGGAGGTGGCGGGAGCCATCCCCGCCGCTGCAGGGGGAGGCTTTGACCTGCAGCGGCAGAGATTGATAGATCTAGTCATTTGGTCCGGCCACAGTGACCCCTAAAATCGAAAGATTATCCCTGTATCGAAAGTATTGCCGCTCACCTCGGTTTGCAGGGTGACTGGTTGTCCAGTAAGATCCGTGCCCGTTGACGTCAAGGTATTTTGGAAGGAATGCTCATATCCAATATTAACCACCAGGTTTGGAGTCAATTCATAGCTGGCGCCGAATGTCAGCTGGTGCTCCAGGATGGTGGCAAAACCTATAGTCCTGTAGGTTTCGTAGTAATAAGTGGGCAGAGAGTGGCCCTCCAGCTTTGATATACCAGTGCCATTGAAACCGTGGTGGCCATCCAGGGGGCTCTTGCCGTAATTGTAACCTGCTCTGAGAGCCACTTTGGAGATTGGCTTGTACTGCAGACCGAGCGCAAACACCCACTGGTTGTCATAATCAAGGTCATCATAGCCGTTGGCGTTTGCCCAGTTTAGCCACTTGACATCACCCTCGACCACCAGCTTGTCAGCCTGCACGTGATAGGCCGCACCGAAACCGATTTGCTGGGGAGCTTGGACTTTCTGGGAGTCCAGATTTCCATCGTGGTCGATATCCACGACATTATCATGTGTCACATTCTGTGGGGAAATGTAGGTCAAACCGAGAGAGATATTGTCTGTAGGCTTGTAGAGGGTCCCTAATTGAACACCCCATCCGAAATCGTAAGAGGATCCGTGCCTGAGATCGAGGGTTTCATAGTCTAGGTGAAAGGCGAGACCAAATGACAAGCAATCAGAGGGTTCAAAAGCGATGGCTGGGGCAGTTTTGACGGTCTGCAGGTTGGTGTATTCGCCAGCAATGAGGGGTACTTCGGGGGCGAAAAAATTGGGCTGGTCCAAAGCCGTACCTCGAAAATCAGCGCCCAGGCCGGATACCCCATAGGCTGCCAAGCCGAGTCGCCATAACGGCATCGCTTTGTTTAGTGGTATCGATACCCCGATGGCGGGAATCTCAAAGACATTGTTATTGGCGTTCGCTTCGATCGTTCCTCCAACACCCGGCCCCGTCACTTTGGATTGGATGTCGGGCACTAGGAAAGAGACGGCGAAATCAGCCTGCGAACCCGGGCAGTAGAGGCCGAAACACATGGCGGCGGGATTGCTGAAAACAGCGCTGATTGCATCCATTGGGTAGGCGACGCCAACACCGCCCATCGATCTGGCAACGGGTCCAATGCCTATGAGTTGGTTGCCATTCACCGCTGCCACGCTAAGGCCAGGCAGCATCACGATCAGGCATATTGTTGCCAGGGTTCTGAATACTCTCTTCATAAGTACCTCTCCTCTCTTTCTTTGGCCTGTCGCTAGACACGCGGGTTTTGGAAATTCTTGCTCTCCATCTTCACTCACCCCGATTAGGAACCGCAACATTCGATGGTGAATGAAACACTATTGTTCATGCAGCCGGAAGCAGTTGGTTCGTTCGCTTCTTTACGCAGCGCTCCTATCAGTTCTTTGGCCTTGCCCGCGGTATCCAGGCCGCGCCGCCCATAGTGCGCCACGGTTTTCGTTCTGGAGGCATTTCAAGGGAAATGAGCTGGGTCTTGGTCTTTCCAGACGTAAACTCTGAAAACCCAAACCCAGCTCTTCGATCTGCCTCACCTACGAAACATCTGCTGAATATCAGCCATAGAAATCCAGCGTCCTTGGGTACCGTACCCGAGGCAAGCTTTTTCACTGGGGAGAATTAGGGGAATTGTCAGCTAAATCGGTTATCAGCTCGAACATGAGACAACAGCTCTCCCGGAGAACCCAGCTTCGGGGTTATCTGATCACGACCGATGGTTTCCAATTGGTTTCACTATATAGTGGCACCATTTAGGAGCAATGCTAAGTGCGCTTCAGATTCTTTGTCAAGCCTTTTTTTCAGTTTTTTTTCTTCAAGCCGGAGCACCTGTTTTGGCCACTCTGTTGGTCAACGCTACTCAACAAACAAACCCTCAGACCAGACGAATCCAGGCCAAATCGAACGGTCTGATCCACCCTCCAGCGTTCAAAAGCCCTGAAAGAAATGGCTTGACAAACAAATTGGTGTGTCTTTAATATTGACACCATATGGTGTCACTCTTTGGAAATAATTGTCTTCCCTGTTACCCACTGTTGTTGATGACGCCTACTGCAAAGCTGGCACTGTTGAGACACCAAAGGAAACTGATCGGTCAAGGTGCTTGGGTTCTGACATGCTCTTGCCCTGGCCGGTTGCCTGTGTGCAAGAGCGAGAGGGGGAGAGCGAAGGCTATGAAGATTCAATACTGCAACAAGCACGGGAAGTATCTGAGCGTCCATCACTGCGAATTTTCCAATGGAGGACCGTGAACGACCAAAGCAGGAAGTCTACGGTGTCATTAAACCTTTCCACTGCAGCTTGATCGTTACCAATTCAAAACAGGGATGTTGAGGACACAGAAGGATGCAGCTAAAAAGAAGACCAGATCGTTTCTTCAGTATGAAGCGAATTCGTTGCACGTCTTCTGCCGCCTGCGTGTGCTCGTGGGTAAGCCAATGGCAACAGCCGCCTCCAAACCTTGAGAGCGCTGCCTCTTGTACCGCGTTATCTATTAAAGGGAACCGAAAATGGCGAATAATTATCTGATTGAATATAAACAAAAACTTGTATCTGCAGCGGAAGCGGTAAAAGTGGTTCGTTCGGGGGATTGGGTGGCGTACGGGCATTTCGCCATGGCGCCGAAACTCCTGGATCAAGCGCTCGCCCACAGAAAAGACGAGCTTAGGGATGTGAAGGTAAGGTGCGTTAGCCCAATGCACATGGTGGAAGTGGCGCAAATAGACCCCAAGTATGAACACTTTATCTATCACAGCTCATTTCTTGGCCCTTATGACCGGAAACTGGGCGACCGGTGCATGCATATACCAGGATTGTATCGAACGGCTGCTGCTACCATTCGTGAAGAGCATGCGCCTCACGTCAATACTGTCTTTCTGAAGACCACTCCCATGGATGATCATGGCTTTTTCAACTTCGGCACTTCCTGCTCGTACCAACGGGCTTTGTGTGACAGGGCTGACCATATCGTGGTGGAAGTCAACAATAAGGTCCCGGTTTGTCTGGGGGGAGAGCAGGAAAATGTTCATATTTCTGAAGTCACTCACATTGTAGAGTCGGATGATTATCCGATGCCGGTTTTACAGCAGGATACCTGCGCAACGGACGTTCATAAAAACATCGCAAGGTATGTTGTGGAGAAACTGGAAGACGGTTGCACGCTGCAATTGGGAATAGGTGGTCTGGCCAATTATATTGGTAAGATGATAGCGGATTCCGATCTCAAAAACCTTGGTGTTCATAGCGAGATGATGTGCGATGCCTTTGTCGATCTTTTCGAGAAAGGGAAAATTACCGGGAGCCAAAAAAGCAGACACAAATATAAGATGGTCTATACCTTCGCCCTCGGCTCTCAGCGTCTTTATGATTTCCTGGATCGAAATCCGGCCTGTGCCATTTATCCTGCAGATATCACAAACGATCCTGAAAGGATCGGCCTGAATCACAGGCAGGTTGCAATCAATAATGCTCTGATGGTCGACATTTATGGGCAGGTGTGTTCCGAGTCCGTTGATTTTAGGCAGATTTCCGGGACGGGGGGGCAACTTGATTTCACCTACGGAGCGCAGCTGTCTAAGGGTGGTAAATCCTTTATCTGTATGCCTTCCACACAAAGGATGAAAGATGGGACTGTAGTATCGAGAATTACTCCATTTATTACTAGAGGAAACATTGTCACAGCCCCTAGAACACTCCCCATGTATATTGTAACTGAATACGGAAGGGCAAATATTATGGGTAAATCGGTATGGAAACGTGCGGAGATGCTAATAAATATCGCTCATCCCGACTTCAGAAGCAAACTCATAGAAGAAGCCGATAAGCAAAAGATATGGACAAGGACTAATAGAATCTTATAGCCAGCCTTGGAAAACCACAATAATACGGAAATCGCTTTAAGGAATGCAGTAAAAATGCATCCCCATCATACTCTTTCCTTCGAAGATAAAGATGTTTGATTGTTGGTGATGATAAGTTGTGTTTTGGCCTCATGGATTGCACCCGGTGTGCATTCCTTTGAAAAACATTTAAAAGGAGAAAATGATGGATTTCGAACTCCCCGAGGAACTAAGGATACTCAAACAAGAAGCCTACAAATTTGCAGTACGTGAATTCGGTCCCATTGCACAGGAATGCGACCGCGAAGAAAAGTATCCGAAAGATGTATGGAAGAATGCCTGCGAATACGGGCTCATCGGAGCCTGGATTCCCGAGGAATATGGCGGGACCGGCGCAGGGTTTCTCGCCCATGCGCTCATCACCGAGCAGTTCGCTCGGGTGGATCTTGGCATCAGTCTGATCGCCGCAGCGGTCTTCGGCTCCGAGAACATCTATCTTCATGGCTCGGAAGAACAGAAGCAAGCTTACCTTCCCAGGCTGGTAGCAGGTGAGATCATCTTTGCCGGGGCCTACACCGAGCCCAATGCCGGAACCGATGTGGCAGGGATCAGGACCCGCGCCGTACGGGACGGAAACGAATACGTGCTCAACGGCTCCAAGATGTTCATCACCAACGGCACGATTTGCGATTACATGGTGGTTCTTTGCATCACCAATCCCGATGCTCCCCGCCACAACCGCTTGAGCCTCCTCATTGTCGATGGCACTCTTCCGGGCATCACCCGCAACAAGATCCATGGGAAAATGGGGATTCGTGCAAGCGACACGGCCGAGATCAGCTTCGAAGACGTGCGGGTTCCCGCCTCAAGTCTGATCGGAGAAGAAGGCAAGGGTTTTTACTACCTGATGGATTTCTTCAACACAACCCGCACCATGGTAGCAGCCCAGGGGGTGGGGCTCGCTCAGGGGGCTTTGGATAAGGCTGCTCGCTACGTACAGGAGCGCATGGCCTTCGGGCAGCCCCTTGCCAAGCTCCAGGGGGTGCAGATGCAGCTTGGTGAGATGGCAACCCGAGTCGAGCTTGCGCGCCAGTTGACCTACAAAGCCGCCTGGCAGCTCGACCACGGAAAGATCGATCCCAAGCTGAGCGCCATGGCCAAGTTCTATGCCGGGGAGACGGCCGTATGGGTGGCTGACAAGGCCCTGCAGCTCCACGGAGGCTACGGGTA
This region of Desulforhabdus amnigena genomic DNA includes:
- a CDS encoding molybdopterin-containing oxidoreductase family protein yields the protein MNPQSTRHIINEIRGTRVVPGVCIVCPWHCPTEVFVRDNKVVYVRGNENAPNRTTRCVKGISSIHLARDPDRLLHPMKKGKNGNFKVISWDEAFSFIAEKLQNIKEKYGPEAVAYLWHLDSNEMFSQQLFVQLYGTPNWSGHGAACDQSRRLAGLATYGHPLPTKDYENSRFIMLWGEDPLGPNQSLHENRELVEVVKRNAKLVVVDPYRSRTAEKAHVWLPINPGTDGALALAMAHRIIETGAHDAEFCENYVYGFDAFAEHVKANGYTPQWAEGITGIPAETIIELADEFARTKPAVMDGLKGIVNYSNGFQALRAIFCLNAITGNVDGPGCLILKEAGPLLPPLDIPEEEIAVPMRPNLSTAMGYPLAPDIPSQLLPKAVLEGDPYPVRTLFFHIVNPAMSDPNTGLFRKMMAGLDLSVTIDLYMSETAQLSDIVLPEASMFERAEVRESLWSGPQVILSQPAIPCMGSSKPHYEIMKGLAQKMGYGHYFQWETWEDWARTVTSFLPVSFEELKEKGVWHGEMRYRKYLEEGFMTSTGRVEVYSELLAENGYDPMPVYEEDQRVKPDPEYPFQLINAKMQNHCGTHTQNNPYLMEIEGENWAELSARDAGELGISDGDRVELASPLGRVTIAARVKEGLKPGIVRVLHGHGFGRTMGSIARGKGSHVNPIFDSMVNSVSGGIGYNECKVSVRKV
- a CDS encoding TetR/AcrR family transcriptional regulator; the protein is MSLKDVKNRRQEKMRHILKTATEVFAEKGYAGASTNEIADLAGISKRSMYYYMGDKDTLYASVIKEMLNGAYKLIDVNITDKMTPEEKLRHFILSVAQIGNNRELHSIVLRELLSGGEFLPKDVVEGLDKLFATFSSILEEGKKEIRPGDINPVVACLMLFSFFVHWNLVIPFMAKADVRTAEITALGTGVSDPLIDEVHKIFVKFL
- a CDS encoding OmpP1/FadL family transporter — protein: MKRVFRTLATICLIVMLPGLSVAAVNGNQLIGIGPVARSMGGVGVAYPMDAISAVFSNPAAMCFGLYCPGSQADFAVSFLVPDIQSKVTGPGVGGTIEANANNNVFEIPAIGVSIPLNKAMPLWRLGLAAYGVSGLGADFRGTALDQPNFFAPEVPLIAGEYTNLQTVKTAPAIAFEPSDCLSFGLAFHLDYETLDLRHGSSYDFGWGVQLGTLYKPTDNISLGLTYISPQNVTHDNVVDIDHDGNLDSQKVQAPQQIGFGAAYHVQADKLVVEGDVKWLNWANANGYDDLDYDNQWVFALGLQYKPISKVALRAGYNYGKSPLDGHHGFNGTGISKLEGHSLPTYYYETYRTIGFATILEHQLTFGASYELTPNLVVNIGYEHSFQNTLTSTGTDLTGQPVTLQTEVSGNTFDTGIIFRF
- a CDS encoding acyl-CoA dehydrogenase family protein yields the protein MDFELPEELRILKQEAYKFAVREFGPIAQECDREEKYPKDVWKNACEYGLIGAWIPEEYGGTGAGFLAHALITEQFARVDLGISLIAAAVFGSENIYLHGSEEQKQAYLPRLVAGEIIFAGAYTEPNAGTDVAGIRTRAVRDGNEYVLNGSKMFITNGTICDYMVVLCITNPDAPRHNRLSLLIVDGTLPGITRNKIHGKMGIRASDTAEISFEDVRVPASSLIGEEGKGFYYLMDFFNTTRTMVAAQGVGLAQGALDKAARYVQERMAFGQPLAKLQGVQMQLGEMATRVELARQLTYKAAWQLDHGKIDPKLSAMAKFYAGETAVWVADKALQLHGGYGYIDEYDVQRFYRDAKILDIYEGTKEAEKLTIAKCVLAECAK
- a CDS encoding oxidoreductase, yielding MDHFTQGAIQAKKAGFDGIQFHVAHGYWLSRLLSPCYNRREDDYGGNIANRARIVMEVLRRIREGVGNRFPVLIK
- a CDS encoding 4Fe-4S dicluster domain-containing protein: MSQYGFYFDKEKCVGCRACEVACQVWNGSNQTVKWRNVTCLTRGQFPEITGVNVSLACMHCADAPCKKACPRQAISKSEETGAVTVDQSKCVGCMLCLWACPFGAPKMSVKGRMEKCNFCQERPRGMKRACEEICPTQAIVSGLIDELAKFSKKNTADRLFYEEAGGVLLGHEGA
- the mobA gene encoding molybdenum cofactor guanylyltransferase, with translation MVTGAILAGGRSSRFGRNKAVEVFRGKRLINHSLEGICVHCDPVFVVANDLEPYLDLQATLIRDLIPHQGPIGGIQTALISSPHEWVFIKAADMPFFVPELFRMMLDSTRDADLVIPVHGKLFEPLLALYNRRCIPAIASVLKSGERSVTAIFEKLRLKTIGEEQWRIVDAEGSSFLNVNTPEDWAELTAKFC
- a CDS encoding MBL fold metallo-hydrolase; this translates as MELVFLGTGAGNGVPEFYCNCRVCKEAWEDPRYRRTRCAVALCGEGNLLFDAPPELSSQLLREQLSRIDCFFLTHAHHDHCAALGDLELYARFHRKERLPSVMSSETLEELQSRHGSVEEWMDVVPIQPGETVHRFGVSITAVEVAHSRGTLGYLIDTRAERTAYLPDTGPLPHRMRDLLTGIENLILDATFWEENWYPGKHLAFEQTIQTARELNVGVLYLTHLSMHYGKPVTSQEIESAIEPYGGKVRLAYDGLRISLG
- a CDS encoding acetyl-CoA hydrolase/transferase family protein translates to MANNYLIEYKQKLVSAAEAVKVVRSGDWVAYGHFAMAPKLLDQALAHRKDELRDVKVRCVSPMHMVEVAQIDPKYEHFIYHSSFLGPYDRKLGDRCMHIPGLYRTAAATIREEHAPHVNTVFLKTTPMDDHGFFNFGTSCSYQRALCDRADHIVVEVNNKVPVCLGGEQENVHISEVTHIVESDDYPMPVLQQDTCATDVHKNIARYVVEKLEDGCTLQLGIGGLANYIGKMIADSDLKNLGVHSEMMCDAFVDLFEKGKITGSQKSRHKYKMVYTFALGSQRLYDFLDRNPACAIYPADITNDPERIGLNHRQVAINNALMVDIYGQVCSESVDFRQISGTGGQLDFTYGAQLSKGGKSFICMPSTQRMKDGTVVSRITPFITRGNIVTAPRTLPMYIVTEYGRANIMGKSVWKRAEMLINIAHPDFRSKLIEEADKQKIWTRTNRIL